One Halolamina litorea genomic window carries:
- a CDS encoding DUF7545 family protein, with translation MAETETYTIEGPGGQTDTVEVPPAMLDLLRDKNEQGSQIIGDIVLQAFAQQAHARVHHADGGTSDEIQEANDTLEELFEERFGLSLSEAMGHQH, from the coding sequence ATGGCCGAGACGGAAACCTACACCATCGAAGGTCCCGGCGGACAGACTGACACGGTCGAAGTGCCCCCCGCGATGCTCGATCTGCTTCGAGACAAGAACGAGCAGGGCTCCCAGATCATCGGCGACATCGTGCTGCAGGCGTTCGCCCAGCAGGCCCACGCCCGCGTCCACCACGCCGACGGTGGCACGAGCGACGAGATCCAGGAAGCCAACGACACGCTCGAGGAGCTCTTCGAGGAGCGCTTCGGGCTCTCGCTTAGCGAGGCGATGGGGCACCAGCACTAA